The DNA segment CATCTTTCAAAACAACAGGTcctaaataaattaagaaacttCTATTGGGTTGTTCAAAAAGTCATTGCGTTTTTTTCAATAGATGGCGTTGTCTaggatttttaatatatgagcGTGATATGAATGTCAAATGTTTACGCGCGTTTTGTTCTTGACACTTAAcctaaaaaccaaaaaaaaagttGACGCGATTCGGTCGAGTTTTGTGCTTGCAATTGTGGTTTAAACATGGAGAATTTTAAAGAGCATATTCGccatgttttgttttattactttaaaaaaggaaagaaagcaaCTGAAGCAAGGGAAAAGTTACATCGAGTTTACGGCAGAAATATTGTCGCAAAACGCCAGTGCCAGAACTGGTTCGCCTGATTCCGTGATGGTGATTTTTCAGTTAAAGACGCTCATCGCTCCGGTAGGCCTTCCAAGATTGATGACGATGAAATAAAAGCATTGGTGCAAGCAAATAAGCATTCAACGGTTCGAGAACTTGCTATCGCTCTAAAAGTGTCCACTGGAAGTGTTCATGGCCATTTGAAATCGTTAGGCTTTGTAAAGAAGCTCGATGTTTGGGTACCGCATGAGTTGAAAGAAATTCATCTGACAAAGCGCATAAGCGTCTGCAATCAACTCATCAAACGCGAAGAAAACGATCCGTTCTTGAAGCGTATGATCACGACGAAAAATGGATAATCTACAACAATGTCAACCGAAAAAAAAGTTGGAGTAGGCGAGGTGAAGCACCGGAAAGGCAAGCAAAGGCGGAGATCCACCAAAAAAAGGTGATGCTGTCAATCTGGTGGGATTGGAAGGGACCAGTCTTCTATGAGCTACTTCCAAAGAACAAAACGATTAATTTCGATGTCTACTGTGAGCAGCTACAGAAATTAAGCGATGCCATCGCACAGAAACGTCCCGAACTGATCAATCGTAAGAGTGTGGTGTTTCACCACGACAATGCGAGACCACACACAAGTTTGGTCACTCGGCAAAAATTGTTGCACCTTGATTGGGACGTGTTGCCACATCCACCGTATAGTCCAGACCTTGCACCATCAGACTTCCATCTCTTTCGCTCCTTACAAAACTTCTTGAATGGTAAAACGTTTGCTTCTGAAGACCTTATCAAACAGCACCTAGACAAGTTTTTTGCAGAGAAAGATAGGAAGTTTTATGAACGTGGTATTATGAAGTTGCCCAAGAGATGGCAGAAGGTCATCGAACAAAACGGTCATTATATCATTGATTAATgtttattacgtatattaaataaacacacctgaaaataaaataaaaaaaaacgcaataacTTTTTGAACGACCCAATAAGTTCAGTTGCTTTCCATCTACACAATTCTGTTAAACTTCGTGGTTTTCGATTAAACTCAGAAGGTATAAATGAATTAAAGGCtactaaattttcagatattgAATTAATTGAACGGTAACATAATCTAACATTACCCTTACCACTTACCCAAGTATGTAGCAGTTTTCTTGTAACACCTAAACACACTGCGTGCATATAATCAAGTGGGAAATTGTGTAACCATTCCacattttaattgaagaagAGGTGAAACACCAATATGGTGATCTTCATCTCGTTGTGAAAGAAATGATTCATCTGTTCTTCTGACTGCATaagtacttttaaaaataatacgtcCCTCTACATATTCACCACCTTCTTCACATCTTTCGCAAGAAGAATATCcgttatgatttttaatttgtttaatataagcTCGGGCAGGAGCATCacatataaaagtatgaatttttattttaaaatatctgtcATTTACCTTAAGTCCATCTTCTAACAAAATGGAAAGTTCTTCTACAAAAtctgttaaatataaatgtaaaggATATGGTTTAGATTTGCTATAAAAGATTCCTATAACAAATGGAggtatttgcatattttttaccATACCTAAAATAGGccataaatgtttatttgtacTGTTAAATAAAGGAAGACCATCTATATTGAAACTAAGCTCGATAGTAGTTCCAACATGAAATTTAGAAATATGTCGTAAGCTCTGTGTTAAACCAATATGACAGTATTCTCCTGTgtctaattttttcttattgatagTAAGTGGAGTTTGTAACAAAGTTCTAGAGTCTAGAGTTCTAGAGTCTAAAGTTCTAGAGTCTAAGGGTAATGTAGGATGAAACCCATGTAAGATATGCAAAAGATCAGTTAAGGCTGAGTGAgttatattatgttttataatagCCCAGTATTTTATCAATTCACGAAAATTAGAATGAGATGTGCTTTCAccttttgtattattaattacacttttaaaatcaaaacttgAAACTAAGGAAAACTGATTTGaaatatgattattatcacAAATGTTAGTGTCAATAGTATTATCAGTAGTATTAGTGTTGGTGTCAATAGTATTGTTAATAGCATcatctaatattatttctttacgtCTCTCATACTGCTGTTCtttttcattaacattttttacttcaTTATATTCCTGAGAATTTGACaccattaattcttttaacaattttactttttcgtTGGTAATTCTTCGATATAATTGTTGTTTTCCAACGCAAGATTTTCTAGATAACATCAcagacattttaatttaattagatttctTCTTTATACGTTGAGGAGCGTGTTTCAACCAGACTTTAATTGAATCTTCAATAGCTTGATTGGTAGCCCCTGGTGTTGTAGCTTTAACTGCGTCTGATAACAAattgagatataaaaaaattatcttgatatttataaattatttaaaagttatttaattttagaaaagagatattaaatattttaattatttaaaataaaatatctgttttataaaaaaatatttttaaaagtgtcTTACTTATAACCATATTTTTCATCAATAAGGTGGAGAAAGATTTTTTTCCCAATCGTTTTccataaaaactataatttttacataaatcatcggTAAGCAATTgctttaagattttattagttTTGTTTGTAATGTCTCGACCTCCCAAACTGGACAGAAATGAGCACTAGAAATAAAACTTGCGAATAAgtcttataaaaaagaaatattaggagtacaaattgaaaaccgccgttttccagtagatggcgccagcggtaaatgctggcgccaaacgttagatcaaaaatttttaatgtaagattgggcatctggcaacaattccttatcattgcagttgtgaatttttatcggcgttatatatttttttgtgatcgaaaatgtcgaaatttgtgcccaataagcgtcatttgcgggaagttttgctttttgccttcaattcgaaaaaatctgcggctgaggcgcgtcgaatgattgtaaaaacttatggtgaggcttccattagtgaaagaacgtgtcgagaatggttccaacgcttcaaaagtggtgatttcggcgtagaagacaaggagcgtcccggacaggtgaaaaagtttgaagacgcacaactggaaacattactgaatgaagattcatctcaaacgcaacaggagcttgcagattcattgggcgtgactcaacaagctatttcacattcACAtttcgtttgaaaaccatgggaatgatccaaaagcatggacactgggtgccatacgaattaaagccgagagacgtcgaacggcgttttttcgcgtgcgaacagctgctccaacggcaaaaacggaagggttttctgcatcgtattgtaaccggcgatgaaaagtggattcattatgataatccaaagcgaaaaaaatcgtggcgctaccgcggccatgcatcaacatcgacggccaagccaaacatccatggctcgaagctcatgctgtgtatttggtgggaccaactcggcgtgatttattatgagctgttgcaaccgggtaaaaccatcacaggagctcgctaccgaacacaactaatgcgtttgagcagagcattgcaggaaaaacggccacaatacgagcaaagacacgaaaaagtgatgttgctgcacgacaacgctcggccacatgttgctcaggtcgttaaaacctatctggaaacattgaaatgggacgtcttacctcatccgccgtattctcctgacatcgccccttcagattaccacttgttccgatcaatggcgcatggcctagctgagcagcacttccattattacgaagaggccaaaaacttggtcgattcgtggatcgccgcaaaagacgagcagttttttcgacgcgggattcgtatgctgcccgaaaggtgggagaaagtagtggccagcgatggacaatactttcaagaataagtaaccatttttcaacaatcaatcctcaaattttgacaaaaaacggcggttttcaatttgtactcctaataattaaaaatagtttaacattaatacataaaaagcacatatgatatataaaataaaatatatgcgtaCACACACATAGAAAAATAggctaaaaatatattcaatatttaccAAATTAGAACAATTAGTTTCGTCATTAATATATTCTTCTAACAGATTGACATCTTCACTTGTTTTTAATGGTAGATGAAGAGGTAAATTTTCTGGTAATGTAAAAGTGACAACACTTCTTGTTTGTTGAGTATTCCTTATATGAgctaatatttgattattttgttcCTTAATAGtaattagaatatttaacattttatttccaattgctaaaacaaaatatatataaaatatattgttaaagctaaaacgtaaaaatataaaatataaatttaatgctaaaatgttaaaaaatataaatcagtaactgaaaattttaaaaatataagattccCTAATTTTTACCTCCTTCATCCAATTCATTACTATTCAACGTTCTTGGTGTTAAAATGTCTggtataatattgatatattgagaagaatctgtaattacattaaatattataatgaaaatattatataattatttatatacgtacaatataatattttatatttaaccttTTTCATTTGATGTAGTTGGCACTGAAACTTCATTGTTCGCAAAGTGGTCTGgaaatcaaaataatgtaaaaagaaataataataagaaatgccACTTTTTCGGTCAAAGTGGATCTTGgtgttcaataatattttttatatcaatgaatttttaaatacatattttgtaagcTGCATGCACTGTAGACAACATGGTTGTTAGACTTAAAACGCAATTTTAAACTAAAggcagaaataatatttcaaattaatttgattgtcagatttaataataatcttaaaaaactgtaaatattgcactgaaataaaattttttaaagtaaattcttGATATCTTTTTAAGACTGTAACATTACTTgcttgtaacattattattaaatacaattaaggattaaattaattaaaaataatagttcttAGATTACGATTGTCTTTTAAATTGGACAATGTAGTTTATATAGTGGaagatgtatttaataattaattaatatcaaaaaaattatgcacaTCAAAATCTACTTTAATCGATAAAATTTCTGTGtcataataatacaaatttattatttcttatattattcatatatagtttaatatacttattgtaaaaatataatgaaaatataagtaaactttaagaaaatttgtacattgtaaaaaacataacttactattaaaattaatccttTTTATAGGAGGTGGAcgttcaaaatttaaaattggttGGCTTTCCTCAGTTGATTAGAATCATAGAGACGTCGTGGTGGTTGCCGTTTTCTTTTACTTATTGTATTACAGTCTACATCCGTATATAAATCACTCGTGTTTTCcgcttcttttccttttttttgcgCTACTTCTATGTTGtctaaaaagtataaaaaattctgtacatataaaagcaaaatttatatgtttcataaattaatatattaaaattttacatttagaaTATATGTTGAAAATCTGACTTTAATTTGCatatacattttgtacaatGTTCAAAAACATATATGAGAATTaagtcaaaaatataaattagttaaatttacctgtttcataaaaaattcgtTGTACATTGTATAATGtccatttattttcattaacatCTTCATGTTTTTTTAACGCTTTGTTAAAACTTGATACGTTTTTATATGGTGGCCAGAAAACTTCTTTCTTGAGTGGCGTCAACCATTTAGTGCTGACAACGGCCAAATTTGCCCCAGATTTTTCATCAAACTGAATAACAGTGAACATCTTTGTTTTTTCCTATATGTTTAATACGAACACGATACAGatgataaaatcaataataaaatcattcccGCACACAACTTTTCTGTCAAAGAactgtcttaaaatatattatttttttatttggatgATAAAATAGGAAATCTCTATGTAAGGAATAAATAGTACTCGTAGTAAACATtagaaatgaaatatataacttaTCTAAACTATATAATCAGGGTTAATTACAAACTGCGAATATGTGAATAGCAATGCTGAGTATGCGATTTAAACTCATTCTACAATAGCCGTCACATAAAACCGTATAATTATAAGGCGTGGTGTTACAATATCTTACAGTCTTGTGTTTACGGCTATTGTAGAATGGGCTTTACACAGTGCacaaaataattgcataaagtAAGAAGAATAAACAACAAACGTGAATATGTTTGtacccagataacatttcttgCTGGCAAATTTTGCGCGCGATATGCATGcgaactttgtaacagatttgcatgcgttttgttcgtagaacgtgttacatcgtgtatattgcttacaagtggctagctcatgtattgtcccatgtactggcaaattacatgcagatggctaacatattgctagtcgtttgctcgTAATTTGACAACATAGTGCATAACTTCCCAGAAAGTATTTTGCGTGTAAATATTCAACAAATCACGCTCAAAAACGATTCATATTGTGCAAGCAAAACCGTGTTTTAATGTGCTATTATATAGGTAACAAATAGCGCCagcaaactttgcgcgcaatACTCTTGTTATAAACATGTAAGACGTATGCCAATTATACGAACGATGTGCGCACATTGTTTGTATGACTTccaaactattaaaatataaaacttgagtctaaataaatcaaatttagaaatataattaattaatccaaataaatgtttacaaaaatgcaaaattattcctaaattataatgtataaatattgtcgtatgaaatattatatattcagcatggtaactttttaaataaaaaaaataatcaaacggtacgtttttgttaataattgtaaaatatttatatttcaaatttaaatttatctaattgttGACAAATATTAGAGATTTTAGTTTGTCAAAACTGCTTTATTCTACGTATCATCTTAacgcaattattcaaaattgtcAATTCGTGATTTTTAAtgctattattgtacaatattcgcACAGTATGCCTCGGATTAATAAGAAAAACctctaattaaattatgtatcttttatttctttcaatagATGTAAAGTACGTACtccacaaatttattaaaaaacaatttaataaaatgtgcgCACTTGGAAGTTTTTATgagatcaataaataaataccaTATGAGtagatttttttgtaagattagataaataaaaaaaactataggTTAATATGCTTTGgtaactatataaaattaaagttaataatttttcaaattaattttattatgttaaaataaaatttacatgaacgtaaaacttattttagttaaaagttataagattaaattaaaataaattaaaaattaattttgaaaacattgtaAACGACTAATTTAttagaaagtaatttttttaaattatagtttttggagttattcaaatataataatatatatggattgttttaaataatttaatattttatttctaaattaagtttatatgaaataaaaaatattactttttttaataaatgtgtaattagGTAAGAGACAACGCTaaagtacattaatatttatatttctttattttgataaatatcttaaataaaaaagttagtgAAAATCCGTGAAGCTTTTTTGCGG comes from the Solenopsis invicta isolate M01_SB chromosome 14, UNIL_Sinv_3.0, whole genome shotgun sequence genome and includes:
- the LOC105205151 gene encoding uncharacterized protein LOC105205151, whose product is MSVMLSRKSCVGKQQLYRRITNEKVKLLKELMVSNSQEYNEVKNVNEKEQQYERRKEIILDDAINNTIDTNTNTTDNTIDTNICDNNHISNQFSLVSSFDFKSVINNTKGESTSHSNFRELIKYWAIIKHNITHSALTDLLHILHGFHPTLPLDSRTLDSRTLDSRTLLQTPLTINKKKLDTGEYCHIGLTQSLRHISKFHVGTTIELSFNIDGLPLFNSTNKHLWPILGMVKNMQIPPFVIGIFYSKSKPYPLHLYLTDFVEELSILLEDGLKVNDRYFKIKIHTFICDAPARAYIKQIKNHNGYSSCERCEEGGEYVEGRIIFKSTYAVRRTDESFLSQRDEDHHIGVSPLLQLKCGMVTQFPT